In one Calderihabitans maritimus genomic region, the following are encoded:
- a CDS encoding S8 family serine peptidase gives MKATRIVLVACWVLILTAVLLGNVRNVYAYEDTKGHWAEQTIDLITSRQLVNGYPDGNFRPDQPVTRAEMARIMVGVMGMEDLLSQLEDVPSFYADVSSDHWAKAAIELMREAGVVQGYPPGIFRPDQPVTREEALIILARTLNGIEVENEEKLPFIDRDAISPWAVEGIKQLVSLEIVKGYPDGTLRPQEKASRAEVLALVERLLGIKGDRYEFSGTLLEVKQPSRAMEIELNGEALTFSYKPDLPVYSGDHRISVTELAYELPRRILFNLNRSGGISYLETADTFTDNVQLTVTRRYNPYREVQEHIKQHMTYLSAPRVNLEKNPELSLETTKKEMKVPQMVSRTGANGEGVIIAVVDTGVDPLHPDLQQTVSGEKKIIQWVDFTREGWVNTERSLVAGKDKYYIDGQEFHVGFIPSAGGIYHYGFFKEMDIHRDVNFDQDLNEKFLVLITDPNSKGVYEAVYIDTDGDGFLGEENALKPYGQEFQKAAFKGETDDRQFSFVVTELSSNGTGVNLGFDANGHGTHVAGIAAANGRLKGVAPGAKIMVVKAIQSNGEADWSILKGALEYAAAHGADIINLSLGFYQDVTAGNNSLAQLVNRLSEEHGVLFTVASGNRGPGLGSVATPANADKAISVGAYVSPRMWLNDFGWEVERESLWFFSSVGPRKDGELVPTVVAPGSAVSTAPLWLPHSYYLAEGTSMAAPHAAGVAALLLDAAGREQKTVTPEMIKKAVAAGAKKIEGLSEVEAGFGVIDALAAWERLEEMAGENAGVKARTYNLLYGSGQGLYAREFLPGQINYWIEGTETAALRLRWRSTAQWMAPLLKETAVAGGGGRTLPVKFELPEQPGLYTGLLQGDVPETPGIDLQLLNTVVRPYEFTAGNNFRWEFSDSLGAAQYRRYFFRVPPGTERLSSRLEVPRDKQGRYQGRARIHLVTPGGEEVGMTDYAGFGPEDTVIRGQVSATVEDPRPGVWEVVVYSSATLSLYEARESRYTLEVTIDGSAGPEKEELEAIPYIFGVVHQQVIPDRVNYITLHVRDKEGKKPVEGEIEINGRLYSINGGRVTFPAKAENGFLKISVGL, from the coding sequence TTGAAAGCAACAAGAATTGTACTGGTAGCATGTTGGGTGCTAATTTTGACCGCTGTACTTCTGGGGAATGTGCGGAACGTTTATGCCTACGAGGATACAAAAGGACACTGGGCGGAACAGACGATCGACTTGATTACCAGCCGGCAATTAGTTAACGGATATCCCGACGGAAACTTTCGTCCCGACCAGCCGGTCACGCGGGCGGAAATGGCCAGGATAATGGTTGGGGTTATGGGTATGGAAGACTTGCTTTCTCAACTGGAGGATGTTCCTTCCTTTTACGCTGATGTTAGCTCCGACCACTGGGCTAAAGCTGCTATCGAATTGATGCGGGAGGCGGGCGTAGTTCAAGGTTATCCACCGGGGATTTTCCGGCCCGACCAGCCGGTTACCCGGGAGGAAGCACTGATTATACTGGCACGAACACTTAACGGAATAGAAGTAGAAAATGAGGAAAAACTGCCGTTTATAGATCGAGATGCAATATCACCTTGGGCGGTGGAAGGGATCAAGCAGCTGGTCTCTCTGGAAATAGTGAAGGGTTATCCGGACGGAACGCTGCGCCCGCAGGAAAAGGCCAGCCGAGCAGAAGTGCTGGCCTTGGTTGAAAGGTTGTTGGGAATTAAAGGTGATCGGTATGAATTTTCGGGAACTCTTCTAGAGGTGAAACAACCTTCCAGGGCGATGGAGATAGAACTTAACGGGGAAGCTCTAACTTTTTCCTATAAACCCGATCTCCCCGTTTACAGCGGAGACCATAGAATTTCTGTTACCGAACTGGCATATGAACTTCCGCGCCGAATTTTATTTAATTTGAATCGCTCGGGGGGGATTTCTTATCTGGAAACAGCCGATACTTTTACGGATAACGTGCAACTTACCGTTACCCGGCGGTACAATCCCTACCGGGAAGTACAAGAACACATCAAGCAACACATGACTTATTTATCGGCTCCCCGGGTAAATCTCGAGAAAAATCCCGAACTCAGTCTTGAGACGACTAAGAAGGAAATGAAGGTCCCGCAAATGGTTAGCCGAACTGGAGCGAACGGAGAGGGAGTAATTATTGCTGTGGTGGATACGGGAGTGGATCCCCTGCACCCTGACTTGCAGCAAACCGTTTCCGGAGAGAAGAAAATAATTCAGTGGGTGGATTTCACCCGGGAAGGCTGGGTAAATACCGAGCGCTCTCTCGTGGCGGGAAAAGATAAATATTATATTGACGGGCAGGAGTTTCATGTGGGATTCATTCCGTCCGCCGGAGGCATTTATCATTACGGTTTTTTCAAGGAAATGGATATTCACCGGGATGTTAATTTTGACCAAGATTTAAACGAAAAGTTCTTAGTTTTAATTACCGATCCTAATTCCAAGGGGGTTTACGAAGCGGTTTACATTGATACCGATGGAGACGGCTTCCTCGGTGAAGAGAACGCTTTGAAACCATATGGACAGGAATTTCAGAAAGCGGCTTTTAAAGGGGAAACCGATGATAGGCAGTTTAGCTTCGTAGTTACTGAGCTAAGCTCTAATGGCACCGGTGTCAATTTAGGTTTTGATGCCAACGGTCACGGCACCCATGTAGCAGGCATTGCGGCGGCAAACGGACGGTTAAAGGGAGTAGCTCCGGGTGCTAAAATTATGGTAGTAAAGGCTATTCAATCCAACGGAGAAGCAGACTGGAGCATTTTAAAAGGAGCGTTGGAATACGCCGCCGCTCACGGTGCTGATATAATTAACCTTAGTTTAGGATTCTATCAAGATGTGACCGCCGGGAACAATTCTCTAGCTCAACTGGTAAATCGCTTGAGCGAGGAGCACGGTGTATTGTTCACTGTCGCCAGCGGTAACCGCGGTCCCGGCTTGGGGTCGGTGGCCACCCCCGCCAACGCGGACAAGGCTATCAGTGTGGGAGCCTATGTTTCTCCCCGCATGTGGTTGAATGATTTCGGCTGGGAAGTAGAGCGTGAAAGTCTTTGGTTTTTTAGTTCGGTAGGGCCTCGCAAAGATGGGGAACTGGTTCCTACGGTAGTGGCTCCCGGAAGCGCCGTATCCACTGCTCCCCTCTGGCTTCCCCATTCTTACTACCTGGCGGAAGGAACCAGTATGGCTGCTCCCCATGCCGCCGGTGTTGCCGCTCTGCTTTTAGATGCTGCTGGAAGAGAACAAAAAACGGTGACGCCGGAAATGATCAAGAAGGCGGTGGCGGCGGGAGCCAAAAAAATAGAAGGGCTTTCCGAAGTAGAAGCGGGCTTTGGGGTGATTGATGCCCTCGCCGCTTGGGAACGGTTGGAAGAGATGGCAGGGGAAAATGCGGGCGTGAAAGCTCGTACTTACAATCTTCTGTACGGCTCTGGACAGGGTCTGTATGCCCGGGAGTTTCTGCCGGGGCAGATAAACTACTGGATAGAAGGAACAGAAACCGCTGCCTTACGCCTGCGCTGGAGGTCAACCGCCCAGTGGATGGCTCCTTTACTGAAAGAGACGGCGGTGGCAGGAGGAGGCGGTCGGACCCTGCCGGTAAAATTTGAACTGCCGGAACAGCCTGGGCTTTATACCGGATTATTGCAGGGAGATGTACCGGAAACACCGGGTATAGATTTACAGCTTTTGAATACCGTAGTTCGTCCATATGAATTTACAGCCGGGAATAACTTCCGCTGGGAGTTTTCGGACAGTCTTGGGGCCGCCCAATACCGTCGCTATTTCTTCCGTGTTCCCCCTGGGACGGAAAGGCTGTCCAGTCGGCTGGAAGTTCCGCGGGATAAGCAGGGAAGATATCAGGGAAGGGCTAGAATACACCTGGTGACACCCGGCGGAGAGGAAGTGGGAATGACTGATTATGCCGGTTTTGGGCCGGAGGATACGGTGATACGGGGACAGGTTTCGGCTACGGTAGAGGATCCCCGCCCGGGAGTATGGGAGGTGGTTGTTTACAGTTCGGCGACCCTCAGTCTCTACGAAGCCCGGGAATCTCGGTATACTTTGGAAGTAACGATTGATGGCAGTGCCGGGCCGGAAAAGGAAGAACTCGAAGCAATTCCCTACATTTTTGGCGTGGTACACCAGCAAGTTATCCCCGACCGGGTCAATTATATAACCCTGCACGTCCGGGATAAAGAGGGGAAAAAACCGGTGGAGGGAGAAATAGAAATTAATGGCCGGCTGTATAGTATAAATGGCGGCCGGGTTACTTTCCCGGCGAAGGCGGAAAACGGTTTCCTGAAGATATCTGTAGGGTTGTAA
- a CDS encoding stalk domain-containing protein, with protein sequence MKGWRSLVALLLVNLLIFGMATVTLGEVTSVSSNDTGTVSKELAASQGDDTQEVQEVAGEEVQEEEADSEEDELDVEVEEEEEIDNEENELDVDIEEEEDSDLKQDAELEDKEDMDEAKEENGEKEEKPLHRKGLFRALERVLKHAGPVAQVTLLEKAYQQDPEAALEIVEKVLEEQQERIEQRTEMMEEVLETLDEIREEAQSEVKDKQKKVLKDLAKAYLKLGKAMEAVQSLEQALTADPHDREAYKQVGKLYRKMLKKQGIITYFKGKKAEFDVEPQLENGRTLVPFRALAEALGAEVQWDPSTRTVTVTKGNRTVELVVNSIRARVDGKEYILDVPARVVRGRTLVPIRFLSESLEANVDWLPEEQVVIVN encoded by the coding sequence ATGAAAGGCTGGCGTTCCTTAGTTGCTTTGCTGCTGGTGAATTTGCTGATTTTTGGTATGGCCACGGTAACGTTGGGTGAGGTAACCTCTGTCTCATCTAACGATACCGGGACGGTGTCAAAAGAATTAGCTGCTAGTCAAGGGGATGACACGCAAGAAGTGCAGGAAGTTGCTGGAGAGGAAGTACAGGAAGAGGAGGCTGATAGCGAGGAAGACGAGCTGGATGTTGAGGTAGAGGAGGAAGAAGAGATTGATAACGAGGAAAACGAGCTGGATGTTGATATAGAGGAGGAAGAAGATTCTGACCTGAAACAGGATGCAGAACTGGAAGATAAAGAAGATATGGACGAAGCCAAAGAAGAAAATGGAGAAAAGGAGGAGAAACCTCTTCACCGTAAAGGGTTATTCCGGGCTTTGGAACGTGTGTTGAAACATGCCGGTCCGGTTGCTCAGGTGACACTGCTGGAAAAAGCCTATCAACAGGACCCGGAAGCAGCGCTGGAAATAGTAGAAAAGGTTTTGGAGGAACAGCAGGAGAGAATTGAACAGAGGACAGAAATGATGGAGGAAGTACTGGAGACTTTAGACGAAATCAGGGAGGAAGCCCAGTCAGAAGTAAAAGATAAGCAGAAAAAGGTCCTCAAAGATCTGGCCAAAGCATACCTGAAACTAGGGAAGGCAATGGAAGCAGTACAAAGTCTGGAACAGGCCCTGACTGCCGATCCTCATGACCGGGAAGCTTATAAACAGGTTGGTAAATTGTACCGGAAAATGCTTAAAAAGCAGGGTATAATCACCTATTTCAAAGGAAAGAAAGCAGAGTTTGATGTGGAGCCGCAATTAGAGAACGGGCGTACCCTGGTTCCTTTCCGGGCGCTGGCGGAAGCTTTGGGGGCTGAGGTGCAATGGGACCCATCCACCAGGACGGTAACCGTGACCAAAGGTAACCGTACAGTGGAACTCGTGGTGAACAGCATCCGGGCCCGCGTTGACGGGAAAGAATATATTTTAGATGTACCTGCCAGGGTGGTTCGAGGTCGGACTTTAGTGCCTATCCGCTTCCTCAGCGAAAGCCTGGAAGCTAACGTAGACTGGCTTCCCGAGGAACAGGTAGTTATAGTAAACTAA
- a CDS encoding S-layer homology domain-containing protein has protein sequence MIEKLNRRLFAGVLAVAIMLIFGAQMAWAGNVLIFRDVKAGHWAEKAIAEMKFKGVIKGISQTEFGVNDNVKRQEVVVMLIRVLGLEEEAKGKELPISFGNPEAVAPWAREAVALAVEKGIIAGGDLWDFRPQEEAKRWEVAVLAVRAMGLREEAGSKEGAALEFTDTQGLLPWIKGYIAVAVEKGIFRGDASQTFRPNDPITRGEMAVILARLDDQLKKLEGKVQKGEVFSKSPSASVIILKTADGVYRSVSVDNNVFVYREGQRISWTELQPSEKIAYILNEQQKAQYIEVIKKEDFQWEEEEKDVEGTISEVKTGERASITIRLGDGTETTYYLTADTDIYLDYREAEIEDLVSGQEAKLTVKGSEIIKIFATSFEREVEGTLVKVEFVPQTTITVETEEEGTKTFPVAEDEELRVRKDGDRVSLRELYPGDLVELELKNEVVQRIYAETVENEVSGTVRAVTIADNSRIDISTEDGEEVSYDLAPEVVIEKDGKRIEVNELKPGDYVVATVSGERIISMEVEARIVADYLMEEIENINEEAGVIVLKDVNKPVFVDDDTVIYRFGERVDLDDLQPEDTIIAVGRLKSGILEAEIVVVLISKE, from the coding sequence GTGATAGAGAAACTCAACAGACGACTTTTTGCCGGCGTGTTAGCTGTGGCAATTATGCTTATTTTTGGTGCTCAAATGGCCTGGGCCGGCAATGTATTGATCTTTCGCGATGTTAAAGCGGGCCACTGGGCGGAAAAAGCCATCGCGGAAATGAAGTTCAAGGGAGTCATAAAGGGCATAAGCCAGACCGAGTTTGGGGTCAATGATAATGTGAAGCGACAGGAAGTTGTAGTTATGCTGATAAGGGTTTTGGGATTGGAGGAGGAAGCAAAAGGGAAGGAACTACCCATCAGTTTTGGAAACCCGGAAGCAGTTGCCCCCTGGGCCCGGGAAGCGGTGGCCCTAGCGGTGGAGAAGGGCATTATAGCCGGTGGGGACCTTTGGGACTTTCGCCCTCAGGAGGAAGCAAAGCGTTGGGAGGTAGCCGTTTTAGCAGTTCGGGCCATGGGGCTTAGGGAGGAGGCCGGGAGTAAGGAAGGAGCAGCTTTGGAATTTACTGATACCCAAGGACTTTTACCCTGGATCAAGGGATATATCGCCGTGGCCGTGGAAAAGGGAATATTCCGCGGGGATGCCAGCCAGACCTTCCGGCCCAATGATCCAATAACGCGGGGAGAAATGGCGGTGATCCTGGCGCGGCTGGATGACCAACTAAAGAAGCTGGAAGGAAAAGTGCAGAAAGGTGAAGTTTTCTCTAAAAGTCCTTCCGCTTCGGTTATTATTTTAAAAACGGCTGATGGTGTCTACCGTAGCGTTTCCGTGGATAACAACGTCTTTGTATACCGGGAGGGCCAACGCATTTCATGGACCGAACTACAGCCCTCGGAAAAAATAGCCTACATCCTGAACGAGCAGCAGAAAGCACAGTACATAGAGGTTATTAAGAAAGAAGATTTCCAGTGGGAGGAAGAGGAGAAGGATGTCGAAGGAACCATTTCTGAGGTTAAGACCGGCGAGCGAGCTTCCATAACCATTCGCCTGGGAGACGGAACGGAAACTACTTATTACCTTACGGCGGATACTGATATATACCTTGATTACCGGGAAGCGGAGATAGAAGATTTAGTGAGTGGCCAGGAAGCGAAGCTGACGGTTAAAGGTTCAGAGATTATAAAGATTTTTGCCACCAGCTTTGAAAGAGAAGTGGAAGGTACTTTGGTGAAAGTAGAATTCGTGCCTCAAACCACCATTACGGTAGAGACGGAAGAGGAAGGCACTAAGACCTTCCCGGTGGCTGAAGATGAAGAACTCCGGGTACGCAAAGACGGAGACCGGGTGAGTTTGAGGGAACTTTACCCCGGTGACCTTGTGGAACTGGAACTTAAAAATGAAGTAGTTCAGAGGATTTATGCCGAAACGGTTGAAAATGAAGTATCCGGTACAGTCAGAGCCGTGACTATTGCCGACAATTCCCGCATTGATATATCAACAGAGGACGGCGAAGAAGTAAGCTACGACTTGGCTCCGGAAGTGGTCATTGAGAAAGATGGTAAGCGCATTGAGGTTAATGAGCTCAAGCCGGGGGATTACGTTGTAGCAACTGTTTCCGGAGAGAGGATTATTTCGATGGAAGTAGAAGCCAGGATAGTTGCTGATTACTTAATGGAGGAAATTGAAAACATCAACGAGGAAGCAGGAGTTATCGTTCTCAAAGACGTAAACAAGCCGGTGTTCGTGGATGATGACACGGTTATCTATCGTTTTGGTGAAAGGGTAGACCTGGATGACCTGCAGCCGGAGGACACAATTATTGCCGTAGGCCGGTTAAAATCGGGTATTCTGGAGGCAGAAATAGTGGTGGTACTGATTTCCAAGGAATAA
- a CDS encoding TetR/AcrR family transcriptional regulator has protein sequence MEISNSKPDTRSRILQAAIRVFSQKGFHNARVEEIATEAQVGKGTVYEYFSSKEELFYQLFKSCSDAYLKSLTQDLASLNSVGDRLEKIVYLHLKFIKNHRDIARIIFQEHHELGEKLHRWIWSKREEKLNIISNLLEEGIRKGELRAVNTRVAAQVFLGAVVSVGSTIAFAGDDVPLAETTTAIVEIFLKGVGR, from the coding sequence ATGGAAATCAGTAACTCTAAACCTGATACCCGCAGCCGAATTCTCCAGGCTGCAATCCGGGTATTTTCCCAAAAAGGATTTCATAATGCCCGGGTAGAAGAGATTGCTACCGAGGCTCAGGTGGGTAAAGGGACTGTCTACGAGTACTTTTCCAGTAAAGAAGAGCTTTTCTACCAGTTGTTTAAGTCCTGTAGCGATGCGTACTTGAAGTCTCTAACCCAGGACCTGGCGTCGTTGAATTCGGTGGGCGACCGGTTGGAGAAGATAGTTTACCTGCATCTGAAGTTTATTAAAAACCATAGAGATATTGCCCGTATTATTTTTCAGGAACATCATGAGCTGGGAGAAAAGTTACACCGCTGGATCTGGAGCAAGCGAGAGGAGAAGTTAAACATTATAAGCAATTTATTGGAGGAAGGTATCCGGAAGGGAGAACTGCGGGCGGTAAATACCCGGGTGGCGGCGCAGGTATTCCTGGGAGCGGTAGTATCGGTAGGTAGCACAATAGCATTTGCCGGTGATGACGTTCCCCTTGCGGAAACCACTACAGCTATAGTTGAGATTTTCTTAAAAGGAGTGGGGAGATAG